A single window of Arvicanthis niloticus isolate mArvNil1 chromosome 20, mArvNil1.pat.X, whole genome shotgun sequence DNA harbors:
- the Tysnd1 gene encoding peroxisomal leader peptide-processing protease isoform X2: MGRQWGPSMRVAEQAGCVVSASRAGQPDAGSWSCSGVILSRSPGLVLCHGGIFTPFLRTGSAALTQAGAAFLPGDSCSDDLRLHVQWGPTAASPAGRADQELPGLCTPQCASLGLEPGTPSRARARPLQPPRPARLLLLLSCPAFRSHFARLFGAEAADQWHFVSSAPDDVVSEEEEEDQLRALGWFALLRVQRGAAAEERRGPAVTVAPLGVVTKGAPLLACGSPFGAFCPDIFLNTLSRGVLSNAAGPLLLTDARCLPGTEGGGVFAARPAGALVALVAAPLCWKAREWVGLTLLCAAAPLLQVARWALARLHPGSASLSLLLPPEVGVPRGPPLRDLGPPWAAAAVLVECGTVWGSGVAVAPRLVVTCRHVASREAARVLVHSATPNGKATEG, encoded by the exons ATGGGGCGGCAATGGGGACCCTCCATGAGAGTGGCGGAGCAGGCGGGCTGCGTGGTGAGCGCCTCGCGGGCAGGACAGCCCGACGCGGGCTCGTGGAGCTGCAGCGGGGTGATCCTGAGCCGCAGCCCAGGCCTAGTGCTGTGCCACGGGGGCATCTTCACCCCTTTCCTGAGGACGGGCAGCGCGGCGCTGACCCAGGCGGGCGCCGCCTTCCTGCCGGGCGACAGTTGCAGCGATGACCTGCGCCTCCACGTGCAGTGGGGACCCACGGCTGCCAGCCCCGCCGGCCGCGCGGACCAGGAACTCCCGGGGCTGTGCACCCCTCAGTGCGCAAGCCTGGGCCTCGAACCCGGTACCCCGAGCCGGGCCCGCGCGCGGCCTCTGCAGCCCCCGCGGCCGGCGCGGCTGCTCTTGCTGCTCAGCTGCCCGGCCTTCCGCTCGCACTTCGCGCGGCTCTTCGGGGCCGAAGCGGCCGATCAATGGCACTTCGTGAGCTCGGCGCCCGACGACGTGGTgtcggaggaggaggaggaggaccagcTGCGCGCGCTCGGCTGGTTCGCCCTGCTGCGGGTGCAGCGGGGCGCGGCGGCGGAAGAGAGGCGCGGGCCGGCGGTGACCGTGGCACCGCTCGGGGTCGTGACCAAGGGCGCCCCGCTGCTGGCTTGCGGCTCTCCGTTCGGTGCCTTCTGTCCAGACATCTTCCTCAACACGCTGAGCCGCGGCGTGCTCAGCAACGCGGCGGGGCCGCTGCTGCTCACCGACGCGCGCTGCCTTCCCGGCACGGAAGGCGGCGGAGTGTTCGCGGCTCGACCTGCCGGCGCGCTGGTGGCTCTGGTGGCCGCGCCGCTCTGCTGGAAGGCCCGCGAGTGGGTGGGCCTCACGTTGCTGTGCGCCGCCGCCCCGCTGCTTCAGGTTGCCCGCTGGGCGCTCGCCCGTCTGCATCCGGGCTCCGCCTCTCTGTCGTTGCTGCTGCCACCGGAGGTGGGCGTGCCCCGGGGCCCGCCCCTGCGAGATCTCGGACCCCCGTGGGCGGCCGCGGCGGTGCTGGTGGAGTGTGGTACCGTGTGGGGCTCCGGAGTGGCCGTGGCGCCTCGCCTGGTGGTGACCTGCCGTCATGTGGCATCCCGGGAAGCAGCCAGGGTCTTGGTACACTCGGCCACACCCAA TGGTAAGGCAACAGAAGGCTAG